Within Pseudomonas cichorii, the genomic segment ACTGGGCTGCCAGGGTCTTGTTCGGCGCCAGCACCAGCGTCGGGCGCTGCACCTGGGCGATGACGTTGGCAATGCTGAAGGTCTTGCCCGAGCCGGTCACACCCAGCAGGGTCTGATGCGCCAGCCCGGCCTCGATCCCTTCCACCATCAGGAGAATGGCCTCGGGCTGATCGCCGGCTGGCTCAAAACGGGTGACGAGCTGAAACTCGGACATGACCTACCTCTTGATTCGTTTACGCCAAGGGTTCGTCTGCGCAGGCCATACCCGCAAAAACGAAATCACCGCCAACGCCCGATCCCGCCGGGAAAGACGTGCAGTGTTTGAAGTGATGCACTGTAGATGGAGCCATATACTCGTCTTTCAAGTCATGGATTGCATCACCGATTGCCGGTCGGTCAGACGAACGTTGTCCCCGGAGCCGGAAAAACCTTGAAAAAACCTGTCACGCCCTGTCGCTCCCCAGCTTGATGCTCTTTATACTGACTCCCCGTTTGTGCACCGCTCTGGCGCATTGTGTTGGAGCCTGCACTGCACTCCCCTTCACTCTTCATTCAGAGCTGCCGCAAACAATGAGCCTGTTCTCCGCTGTCGAAATGGCGCCCCGCGATCCGATCCTGGGTATCAACGAAGCATTCAACGCCGACACCCGCACCAACAAGGTCAACCTTGGGGTGGGTGTCTACTGTGACGAAGACGGGCGCATTCCATTGCTGCGCGCAGTGGCCGAAGCCGAGAAGATTCGCGTGGCGCAACACGCACCTCGCGGCTACCTGCCAATCGACGGCATCTCGGCCTACGACCTGGCCGTGCAGAAACTGCTGCTGGGTGCCGACTCGCCGCTGATCGCCTCGGGCCGCGTGCTGACCACCCAGTCCGTCGGTGGTACTGGCGCTCTGAAAATCGGTGCAGACTTCCTCAAGCGCCTGCTGCCAAATGCCGTGGTTGCCATCAGCGACCCAAGCTGGGAAAACCACCGCGCCCTGTTTGAAGCAGCGGGCTTCCCGGTTCAGGACTATCGCTACTACGATGCCCCGACTCACGACGTGAACCGTGCCGGCATGCTGGAAGACCTGCAGAACCTGCCAAACGGCTCCATCGTTGTGCTGCACGCCTGCTGCCACAACCCGACCGGCGTCGACCTGACCCTGGAAGACTGGAAAAAGGTTCTGGAAGTGGTCAAGGCCAAAGGTCATGTCCCCTTCCTGGACATGGCTTACCAGGGCTTCGGTCAAGGCATCGACGAAGACGCACTGGCAGTACGCCTGTTCGCCGATTCGGGCCTGACTTTCTTTGCCTCCAGCTCGTTCTCCAAGTCCCTGTCTCTATATGGCGAGCGTGTCGGCGCCCTGTCGATCATCACCGAGTCCAGGGAAGAAACAGCCCGCGTCCTGTCCCAGGTCAAGCGCGTGATCCGCACCAACTACTCCAACCCGCCGACCCACGGTGCAATCATCTCTGCTGCGGTCCTCAACGACCCGGCACTGCGCGCCATGTGGGAAGAAGAACTGGGCGAAATGCGCGTGCGCATCCACGGCATGCGCAAAGCCATGGTAGAGCGTCTGGCCAACAACCCGGCCGGCCAGGACTTCAGCTTTGTCGGCCGTCAGTGCGGCATGTTCTCCTACTCGGGCCTGACCGCCGAACAGGCTCAACGCCTGCGCAACGAGTTCGGTATCTACGCGCTGGATACCGGCCGTATCTGCGTTGCGGCACTGAACCAGAAGAACATCGACGCGGTCTGTGACGCGATCAAGCAAGTGCTGTAAATCTGCACTGCAACATGAAAGGGAAGCCGGGCGAGAGTCCGGCTTCCCTTTTTTGTACCTGCAAAAACACCTCAAGTTATTTCCGGCAGGGCCGCTAATCTATCCGTGGTTTTCTGGATGAAAGCCCACATGGACACACAGGCGATATCGCCTGCATCAGAATGCATTCAGGACAATACGGAGATTACATGAAGTTCAAATCTTTCAAACTCCCCTTCACTGCAGCAGCCCTGGCACTGTCGCTGAGCCCACTGGCATCGATGGCCGCCGTCATTGAAGTCACCATGCAGAACAACACGCCAAAGACCTTGACGCTTGTTTCTTCGACCAGCGGCTTTCCTTCCCGGCTGGCACCTTTCCAAACCGTCACCTTCATCGCGCCATCAGGCTTCAGCAGCAGCGATGTGCAGGCTGACTATTCGAGCGGCCAATCCACTGGCGGCTGCCGATTCCAGGCCGGCCACAAGGAATACTCAACTGGCCCGCAATACACCAGCAGCGCCAAGGGTTATGGAGAACTCTCGGATGGTGCCTGCTATGAATACGTTTCCAAGAAATGGTCGGCACCTTACAACTACAAAATCCATTTCATGATGTCGCAGTAACAGTCGC encodes:
- a CDS encoding amino acid aminotransferase, translated to MSLFSAVEMAPRDPILGINEAFNADTRTNKVNLGVGVYCDEDGRIPLLRAVAEAEKIRVAQHAPRGYLPIDGISAYDLAVQKLLLGADSPLIASGRVLTTQSVGGTGALKIGADFLKRLLPNAVVAISDPSWENHRALFEAAGFPVQDYRYYDAPTHDVNRAGMLEDLQNLPNGSIVVLHACCHNPTGVDLTLEDWKKVLEVVKAKGHVPFLDMAYQGFGQGIDEDALAVRLFADSGLTFFASSSFSKSLSLYGERVGALSIITESREETARVLSQVKRVIRTNYSNPPTHGAIISAAVLNDPALRAMWEEELGEMRVRIHGMRKAMVERLANNPAGQDFSFVGRQCGMFSYSGLTAEQAQRLRNEFGIYALDTGRICVAALNQKNIDAVCDAIKQVL